One Mycoavidus sp. HKI genomic region harbors:
- the mlaD gene encoding outer membrane lipid asymmetry maintenance protein MlaD, translated as MKKNTLDYWIGLFVVLGALALLFLALKAGNMSSLSFQSTYPIELKFDNIGGLKLRAAVKSAGVNVGRVARIDFDSVTYQAVVTLDLQRQYQFPKDSSAQILTAGLLGEQYIGLEPGGDEQMLQAGDTITMTQSAVVLEKLISQFIYGKAADAGANKPAPAVPSESGAMPEGQ; from the coding sequence ATGAAAAAAAATACGCTTGATTACTGGATTGGCTTGTTTGTTGTGCTGGGCGCTTTGGCGCTGCTATTTTTAGCGCTCAAAGCAGGTAATATGAGCTCGCTATCATTCCAATCTACGTACCCAATTGAATTGAAATTCGATAATATTGGCGGCCTTAAGCTACGTGCAGCGGTGAAAAGTGCCGGGGTGAACGTTGGCCGGGTTGCGCGGATTGATTTTGATAGCGTGACCTATCAGGCAGTGGTTACGCTTGATCTTCAACGGCAATATCAATTTCCAAAGGACAGTTCAGCGCAAATTTTGACAGCTGGGTTACTTGGCGAGCAATACATTGGGCTTGAGCCAGGTGGCGACGAGCAGATGCTGCAAGCGGGTGATACGATTACGATGACGCAATCTGCTGTAGTGCTCGAAAAACTGATCAGTCAATTTATTTACGGTAAAGCCGCAGACGCTGGCGCAAACAAGCCGGCGCCGGCTGTGCCGAGTGAGTCCGGGGCAATGCCCGAAGGTCAATAA
- a CDS encoding VacJ family lipoprotein yields MKQLSKAATDLGWQLSRVAICALALGLAACTSVRAPSKSDPLEGMNRTIFEFNDTVDRFALKPVAKAYNRTLPKAVRVSVSNFFSNLGDVSVMVNNLLQGKLTAGTEDLMRISINTLFGVGGLFDVASAAGLPKHQADLGLTLGYYGISTGPYLVLPILGPSTLRDTAGLLVGREVDPMSYIDPVSLRNQSYGLRVVNARAALLQANDLLEDAALDKYSFVRNAYLQRRQYLIYDGNPPPPEYEDDEGDIPVYEDPEERAASAPLTPQLEAVKDELAPQGAVTNTLDEKTTPTDRRVPAQQVMPPLRNFPNLRF; encoded by the coding sequence ATGAAACAACTCTCCAAAGCCGCTACAGATCTCGGCTGGCAGCTTAGCCGGGTGGCGATATGCGCACTAGCATTAGGGCTTGCAGCGTGTACTAGCGTGCGTGCGCCTTCAAAATCTGACCCACTTGAAGGTATGAATCGTACCATTTTCGAGTTTAACGATACCGTCGATCGTTTTGCGCTTAAGCCGGTGGCAAAAGCATATAACCGGACTCTACCTAAGGCGGTGCGCGTAAGTGTATCGAACTTCTTCTCGAACCTGGGCGATGTATCTGTGATGGTGAATAATCTGCTGCAAGGTAAACTCACCGCAGGCACTGAAGATTTGATGCGGATCTCAATCAATACCTTGTTTGGCGTTGGTGGCTTATTCGACGTGGCAAGCGCCGCCGGGCTCCCAAAACACCAAGCCGATTTGGGGCTTACGCTAGGCTATTACGGCATATCAACCGGTCCTTATCTGGTGTTGCCGATATTGGGTCCAAGCACGCTACGGGATACTGCAGGGTTGCTGGTTGGCCGTGAGGTGGATCCTATGAGCTATATTGATCCAGTTTCCCTGCGCAATCAGTCATACGGTTTGCGCGTGGTCAATGCGCGCGCTGCCTTATTGCAGGCGAATGATTTACTTGAAGATGCTGCGCTCGATAAATATTCTTTTGTGCGCAATGCTTACCTGCAGCGCCGTCAATATTTAATTTATGATGGCAATCCGCCGCCACCGGAGTATGAAGATGATGAGGGGGATATACCGGTATATGAAGACCCAGAAGAGCGGGCTGCATCTGCTCCGCTTACCCCTCAGCTAGAGGCGGTAAAAGATGAACTAGCGCCGCAAGGGGCGGTGACCAATACGCTAGACGAGAAAACAACGCCAACTGATAGGCGAGTTCCAGCCCAGCAAGTCATGCCGCCTCTGAGGAATTTTCCAAATTTGCGTTTTTGA